In one window of Williamwhitmania taraxaci DNA:
- a CDS encoding protein-disulfide reductase DsbD family protein produces the protein MNRIAFILTFLGACLINQGTYAQEEKTVKWTFSAEAIDNGEVLLHFKAVIDKAWHMYSIDLPEGGPQSTAFNYTEDKGYKLVGKMSFKPAPIEEFDDVFKIKVRYFGGKVEFTQKIQPLGAKTVKGIIEYQTCKEGTCAFNEADFAIAIPEPKAGIVAVATSTDTTNTTVIAPIEEQSNAKLAEVAAPEKEQKSMGAFIIIAILAGLGALLTPCVFPMIPMTVSFFMSNKSTRFGAITQALVFGLSIIFVYTMLGVVVSLPGVGADFTDKIISHWSTNLIFGALFIAFAASLFGVFEIVLPSWMASKTDSKAEKGGLIGAFFLGLTTVIVSLSCVGPFVGALLIESAGGVAIRPVVGMFSFSAAFALPFVLLAAFPSLMKNLPKSGGWLNSVKVVMGFILLAFSLKFILVLNDSFGLTFLSREVFISLWIAIFSLLGLYLLGKIKFKFDSDLKHVGYGRLLMAIFSFAFVAYMIPGLTGAPLKMISGFLPTESENRSVLASQTSPSAIPATLCDAPMYADKLHIANNLAGYFDYDQALACAKKQNKPLFIDFAGHFCANCKLMDANVISDPRILKILTEDFVIVELYTNDKTEIPETEWFTSTFDGKKKTTLGEKNKDIQVGKFRINGLPYYMVIDHNEKPLVEPYPFNENIDSFIEMLEKAKSEFAKRQ, from the coding sequence ATGAATAGAATTGCATTTATACTTACGTTTCTTGGCGCATGCCTTATAAATCAAGGCACATACGCACAGGAAGAAAAAACGGTAAAGTGGACATTCTCCGCCGAAGCTATAGATAACGGTGAAGTCTTACTGCATTTTAAAGCAGTAATCGATAAAGCATGGCACATGTATAGCATCGATCTGCCCGAAGGTGGTCCTCAATCTACCGCATTCAACTATACGGAAGACAAAGGCTACAAACTTGTGGGAAAAATGAGTTTTAAGCCTGCTCCCATTGAGGAGTTCGACGACGTTTTCAAGATAAAAGTTAGGTATTTCGGCGGAAAGGTTGAGTTTACACAAAAGATACAGCCCCTTGGAGCTAAAACTGTTAAGGGTATAATAGAATATCAAACCTGCAAAGAGGGCACTTGCGCGTTTAATGAAGCCGACTTCGCAATTGCAATCCCTGAACCTAAAGCAGGTATTGTTGCAGTTGCAACATCAACTGACACAACCAATACAACAGTTATCGCCCCCATTGAAGAACAATCAAACGCCAAGTTGGCTGAAGTTGCCGCTCCAGAAAAAGAGCAAAAATCCATGGGGGCCTTTATTATTATTGCGATTCTTGCAGGCCTTGGAGCACTGCTAACTCCCTGCGTTTTCCCAATGATTCCTATGACCGTTTCGTTCTTCATGAGCAACAAATCAACGCGCTTTGGTGCAATTACACAAGCATTAGTTTTCGGTCTCTCAATAATATTTGTATACACCATGCTTGGCGTTGTAGTATCCCTCCCAGGTGTTGGTGCCGACTTTACCGATAAGATCATATCGCATTGGAGCACTAACCTTATATTTGGTGCGCTATTTATAGCATTTGCAGCCTCCCTATTTGGTGTGTTTGAAATCGTACTACCAAGCTGGATGGCCTCAAAAACTGATAGCAAAGCAGAAAAAGGTGGTCTTATTGGTGCATTCTTCCTAGGCCTAACAACTGTAATTGTTAGCTTATCGTGCGTTGGGCCATTTGTTGGTGCACTTCTCATTGAATCAGCGGGTGGAGTAGCCATTCGCCCTGTAGTTGGGATGTTTAGTTTTTCAGCGGCATTCGCCCTCCCTTTTGTGCTACTGGCAGCATTCCCTTCACTTATGAAAAACCTACCAAAATCAGGCGGTTGGCTCAACTCGGTAAAGGTGGTTATGGGTTTTATCCTATTAGCCTTCTCACTCAAATTCATATTAGTATTAAACGACAGCTTCGGATTGACATTCCTAAGTAGGGAAGTTTTCATTAGCCTTTGGATTGCCATTTTCTCTTTACTTGGGCTATACCTTTTAGGAAAAATCAAGTTTAAGTTTGATAGCGACCTAAAGCATGTTGGATATGGTAGATTGCTCATGGCTATTTTCTCTTTTGCGTTTGTAGCCTATATGATACCGGGCCTTACCGGCGCTCCGCTTAAAATGATTTCGGGTTTCTTACCAACTGAGAGCGAAAACAGGTCTGTATTGGCAAGCCAAACTTCACCAAGCGCTATTCCAGCAACTCTTTGCGACGCACCAATGTATGCCGACAAGTTGCACATCGCTAACAATCTTGCGGGCTACTTTGACTACGACCAAGCACTTGCCTGCGCAAAGAAACAGAACAAGCCTCTTTTCATTGATTTTGCAGGACACTTCTGTGCCAACTGTAAATTAATGGATGCCAACGTAATTTCTGACCCACGAATTCTTAAAATTCTAACGGAGGATTTCGTTATCGTTGAACTCTACACAAACGACAAGACTGAAATCCCTGAAACAGAATGGTTCACATCAACATTTGACGGAAAGAAAAAAACAACCCTTGGCGAAAAAAATAAAGACATCCAGGTTGGAAAATTTCGCATAAATGGACTTCCATACTACATGGTTATTGACCACAACGAAAAACCACTAGTTGAGCCTTACCCTTTCAATGAAAACATTGACAGTTTTATTGAGATGCTTGAAAAAGCAAAGTCAGAGTTTGCTAAAAGGCAATAA